The Streptomyces puniciscabiei genome includes a window with the following:
- a CDS encoding beta-ketoacyl-[acyl-carrier-protein] synthase family protein: MERRVVITGIGVIAPGGIGLKEFWSLLTSGRTATRSITRFDTSQFRSRIAAEADFDPEQAGLSPQETSRMDRAAQFAVVCAREAMADSGLDFAGLDPYRVGVTVGSAVGATTSLDTEYNVVSDGGRKWLVDHQYTSRHLFGHFVPSSFASEVAWAVGAQGPAAVVSTGCTSGLDAVGHAAELIREGSADIMVAGATEAPISPITVACFDAIKATSPRNDDPEHASRPFDASRNGFVLGEGAAVFVLEELGRARARDAHLYAEISGFASRCNAYHMTGLRPDGKEMAEAIRVALDQARLDPTAIDYVNAHGSGTKQNDRHETAAFKKSLGAHAYDTPVSSIKSMIGHSLGAIGSLEIAASTLAIEHGVIPPTANLHEPDPECDLDYTPLTAREMNTERVLTVGSGFGGFQSAMVLTRPDGTRKGSVR; this comes from the coding sequence ATGGAACGACGCGTAGTCATCACCGGGATCGGGGTGATCGCGCCGGGCGGCATCGGGCTGAAGGAGTTCTGGTCACTGCTGACGTCCGGCCGCACGGCCACCCGGTCGATCACCCGCTTCGACACGTCCCAGTTCCGCTCGCGGATCGCCGCCGAGGCCGACTTCGACCCCGAGCAGGCGGGCCTGTCGCCCCAGGAGACGAGCCGGATGGACCGCGCGGCGCAGTTCGCGGTCGTGTGCGCCCGGGAGGCCATGGCCGACAGCGGCCTGGACTTCGCGGGGCTCGACCCGTACCGCGTCGGCGTCACCGTCGGCAGTGCGGTGGGGGCCACGACGTCCCTGGACACCGAGTACAACGTGGTCAGCGACGGCGGCCGTAAGTGGCTGGTCGACCACCAGTACACCAGCAGGCACCTCTTCGGTCACTTCGTGCCGAGCTCGTTCGCCTCCGAGGTGGCCTGGGCTGTGGGCGCCCAGGGCCCGGCCGCCGTGGTCTCCACCGGCTGCACCTCGGGCCTGGACGCCGTCGGGCATGCCGCCGAGCTGATCCGTGAGGGCTCGGCCGACATCATGGTGGCCGGAGCCACCGAGGCCCCCATCTCCCCCATCACCGTGGCCTGCTTCGACGCCATCAAGGCGACCTCGCCGCGCAACGACGACCCCGAGCACGCCTCGCGCCCCTTCGACGCCTCCCGCAACGGCTTCGTGCTCGGCGAGGGTGCCGCCGTGTTCGTCCTGGAGGAACTGGGCCGGGCCAGGGCCCGCGACGCCCATCTGTACGCCGAGATCTCCGGCTTCGCCTCGCGCTGCAACGCGTACCACATGACGGGCCTGCGGCCCGACGGCAAGGAGATGGCGGAGGCCATCCGGGTCGCCCTGGACCAGGCCCGCCTCGATCCGACGGCCATCGACTACGTCAACGCGCACGGTTCGGGAACCAAGCAGAACGACCGCCACGAGACCGCCGCGTTCAAGAAGAGCCTCGGCGCGCACGCCTACGACACCCCGGTCAGCTCCATCAAGTCGATGATCGGCCACTCCCTGGGGGCCATCGGCTCGCTGGAGATAGCCGCGAGCACGCTCGCCATCGAGCACGGGGTGATCCCGCCCACGGCCAACCTGCACGAACCCGACCCCGAATGCGACCTGGACTACACGCCGCTGACGGCACGCGAAATGAACACCGAACGGGTCCTCACCGTCGGGAGCGGCTTCGGCGGCTTCCAGAGCGCGATGGTGCTGACCAGGCCCGACGGCACACGGAAAGGCAGTGTCCGATGA
- a CDS encoding ketosynthase chain-length factor: MSTPTSTRATGTTPPQPSAGPAHPVFTGVGVAAPNGLGRDRWWQATLAGQSGIGPVSRFDARGYPAQLAGEVPGFDPAEHIPSRLLPQTDHMTRLALTAADEAIADSGLDPAGEPEFASGVVTAASAGGFEFGQRELEALWGKGSRYVSAYQSFAWFYAVNTGQISIRHGLRGPSGVIVSEQAGGLDAVAQARRQLRKGSRHIVTGGVDGAICPWGWAALLAGGHMSIVCDPARAFLPFDAAASGQVAGEGGAILVLEDAAAARDRGARPYGALAGYAATFDPRPGSGGEPGLGRAAEGALADAGLSADAVDVVFADAAGVPELDRAEAEAICALFGPRGVPVSVPKTMTGRLAAGGGSLDLAAALLALRDGVIPPSVHITGDGLPEHLALDLVTDAPRELPLRTALVLARGQGGFNAATVVTAL, translated from the coding sequence ATGAGCACGCCGACGAGCACCCGGGCGACCGGGACGACTCCCCCGCAGCCGTCCGCAGGCCCCGCCCACCCGGTGTTCACCGGGGTGGGCGTCGCCGCGCCCAACGGCCTCGGCCGCGACCGCTGGTGGCAGGCCACCCTGGCCGGACAGAGCGGCATCGGGCCGGTGTCACGGTTCGACGCCCGCGGGTATCCGGCACAGCTCGCCGGGGAGGTCCCCGGCTTCGACCCGGCCGAGCACATCCCCAGCCGGCTGCTGCCGCAGACCGACCACATGACACGGCTCGCGCTCACCGCCGCGGACGAGGCGATCGCCGACAGCGGACTCGACCCGGCCGGCGAGCCGGAGTTCGCATCCGGAGTGGTCACCGCCGCGTCCGCGGGCGGGTTCGAGTTCGGCCAGCGGGAGCTGGAGGCCCTGTGGGGCAAGGGCAGCCGCTACGTCAGCGCCTACCAGTCCTTCGCCTGGTTCTACGCCGTCAACACCGGCCAGATATCCATCAGGCACGGTCTGCGCGGGCCCAGCGGCGTCATCGTCAGCGAACAGGCCGGGGGGCTCGACGCGGTCGCCCAGGCCCGCCGGCAGCTGCGCAAGGGCAGCCGGCACATCGTCACCGGCGGGGTGGACGGGGCGATCTGCCCCTGGGGCTGGGCCGCGCTGCTGGCCGGCGGCCACATGAGCATCGTCTGCGACCCCGCCCGCGCGTTCCTGCCGTTCGACGCGGCCGCCAGCGGCCAGGTGGCCGGTGAGGGCGGTGCGATCCTCGTCCTGGAGGACGCGGCCGCCGCCCGGGACCGCGGCGCCCGGCCCTACGGGGCGCTCGCGGGGTACGCGGCCACCTTCGACCCGCGGCCCGGCAGCGGGGGCGAACCGGGCCTCGGGCGGGCCGCGGAGGGCGCGCTCGCCGACGCGGGCCTGAGCGCGGACGCGGTCGACGTGGTGTTCGCGGACGCCGCCGGGGTGCCGGAACTCGACCGGGCCGAGGCCGAGGCGATCTGCGCGCTGTTCGGGCCGCGCGGCGTGCCCGTCTCCGTGCCCAAGACCATGACGGGCCGGCTCGCCGCGGGCGGCGGTTCACTGGATCTGGCCGCCGCCCTGCTGGCGCTGCGCGACGGCGTGATCCCGCCCTCGGTGCACATCACCGGCGACGGCCTGCCGGAGCACCTCGCCCTGGACCTCGTCACGGACGCCCCCCGCGAACTGCCGCTGCGCACCGCGCTGGTGCTGGCCCGGGGGCAGGGCGGCTTCAACGCGGCCACCGTGGTGACGGCTCTGTGA
- a CDS encoding nuclear transport factor 2 family protein, translated as MSVQETPLRGQQSSVELYQQVQQFYARQMQLLDNGEVDAWMHTFTEDGVFATNAQPEPTVGREAIGAGARQAMDHFAAQGVQRRHLLGTVAVTGQQGTTVTARSYVLLMETPRGGRTTILCSATCEDVLELGPDGPAVRRREVSRDDLV; from the coding sequence ATGAGCGTGCAGGAGACCCCCCTGCGGGGACAGCAGTCCTCGGTGGAGCTGTACCAGCAGGTCCAGCAGTTCTACGCGCGGCAGATGCAACTGCTGGACAACGGCGAGGTGGACGCCTGGATGCACACCTTCACCGAGGACGGCGTCTTCGCGACGAACGCGCAGCCCGAGCCGACGGTCGGCCGCGAGGCGATCGGGGCGGGCGCGCGCCAGGCGATGGACCACTTCGCCGCGCAGGGCGTCCAGCGCCGCCACCTGCTGGGCACGGTGGCGGTGACCGGGCAGCAGGGGACCACGGTGACCGCACGCTCCTACGTCCTGCTCATGGAGACCCCACGCGGTGGCCGGACGACGATCCTGTGCAGCGCCACGTGCGAGGACGTCCTGGAACTCGGCCCGGACGGGCCGGCCGTGCGGCGGCGTGAGGTCAGCCGCGACGACCTGGTGTGA
- a CDS encoding antibiotic biosynthesis monooxygenase family protein, translated as MAKLQSLDPMTPMFAQFKEKSGPIVLANTFFVPKERTEAFLPLFRRQAEYMKAQPGFVSLRMHKGTAGSQLMMNVAVWESTEALATAFGSPEFQRMAAEFPDDIVSYPHIFEPVDV; from the coding sequence ATGGCCAAGCTGCAGAGCCTGGACCCGATGACGCCGATGTTCGCGCAGTTCAAGGAGAAGAGCGGGCCCATCGTCCTGGCCAACACCTTCTTCGTTCCGAAGGAGAGGACTGAAGCGTTCCTTCCCCTCTTCCGGAGGCAGGCGGAGTACATGAAGGCTCAGCCGGGATTCGTCTCCCTGCGGATGCACAAGGGAACGGCGGGCAGTCAACTCATGATGAACGTCGCGGTCTGGGAGTCGACCGAGGCGCTCGCCACGGCGTTCGGCAGCCCGGAGTTCCAGCGCATGGCCGCCGAGTTCCCCGACGACATCGTGTCGTACCCGCACATCTTCGAGCCGGTCGACGTGTGA
- a CDS encoding ferredoxin, which yields MTRIEVDREVCIGAGLCAWNAPEVFEQDEEGLSRVRAGAGSGEGLDEGALEEARSACPAQAIRLADD from the coding sequence ATGACGAGGATCGAGGTCGATCGCGAGGTGTGCATCGGCGCGGGGCTCTGCGCCTGGAACGCACCCGAGGTCTTCGAACAGGACGAGGAGGGGCTGAGCCGGGTCCGGGCCGGCGCCGGATCCGGGGAGGGACTGGACGAGGGCGCCCTCGAGGAGGCCCGGTCGGCCTGCCCGGCCCAGGCCATCCGCCTCGCAGACGACTGA
- a CDS encoding cytochrome P450, whose product MTRPTTFPQDRSCPYEPPAGYQSLRREGPLARVTLYDGSTAWAVTGHAEARKLLGDPRLSADRRKPGFPMTSHVLTALRHLPPLLFNADEPEHGRQRRMLIPGFGVPRIKALRPRIQQIVDQLLDAMIEQGPPAELVSAFALPVPSMAISLLLGVPYADHTSFEELSRLVMRGSGPEESAAARDKMLGYLEGLLLDKQQQQRRGSEPGPHSGLLDELVRDRLLTGQTDREEIARLAFNLLVAGHETTTNMISLGTLLLLDRPDQLAALRADPGLLPQTVDELLRHLSVVDELLRVATEDIPCGEQVIRAGEGVVFNTSMINRDESHFSEPDALRLDRSGQHHLAFGFGVHQCLGQNLARLELEVALGTLFRRLPRLRSAVDAGELPIKPGDTIQGLIEFPVEW is encoded by the coding sequence GTGACCCGCCCGACCACCTTCCCTCAGGACCGCTCCTGCCCCTACGAACCGCCCGCCGGCTACCAGTCCCTGCGGCGGGAGGGCCCGCTGGCCCGCGTCACGCTCTACGACGGCAGCACCGCGTGGGCGGTGACCGGCCACGCCGAGGCCCGGAAGCTGCTCGGCGACCCGCGGCTGTCGGCCGACCGGCGCAAGCCCGGGTTCCCCATGACGAGCCATGTGCTGACGGCGCTGCGCCACTTGCCCCCCCTGCTGTTCAACGCGGACGAACCGGAGCACGGCCGGCAGCGCCGGATGCTGATCCCCGGATTCGGCGTGCCGCGCATCAAGGCGCTGCGGCCCCGGATCCAGCAGATCGTCGACCAGCTGCTGGACGCGATGATCGAGCAGGGCCCGCCCGCCGAACTGGTCTCGGCGTTCGCGCTGCCCGTGCCGTCGATGGCGATCAGCCTGCTGCTCGGGGTGCCGTACGCGGACCACACCTCCTTCGAGGAGCTGTCGCGGCTGGTCATGCGCGGGTCCGGGCCGGAAGAGTCCGCGGCCGCCCGGGACAAGATGCTGGGATATCTGGAGGGGCTTCTCCTCGACAAGCAGCAGCAACAGCGTCGGGGGTCCGAACCCGGCCCGCACTCCGGGCTGTTGGACGAGCTCGTGCGGGACCGGCTGCTCACCGGCCAGACGGATCGCGAGGAGATAGCCAGGCTGGCGTTCAACCTGCTGGTGGCCGGGCATGAGACCACCACCAACATGATCTCGCTCGGGACGCTGCTGCTCCTGGATCGTCCGGACCAGCTGGCCGCACTGCGCGCCGATCCGGGCCTGCTGCCGCAGACGGTCGACGAGCTGCTGCGCCATCTGTCGGTCGTGGACGAGCTGTTGCGGGTGGCCACCGAGGACATCCCCTGCGGCGAGCAGGTGATCCGGGCGGGCGAGGGCGTGGTCTTCAACACCTCGATGATCAACCGGGACGAGAGCCACTTCTCGGAGCCGGACGCGCTGCGCCTGGACCGCAGTGGGCAGCACCATCTGGCGTTCGGCTTCGGGGTACACCAGTGCCTGGGGCAGAACCTGGCGCGGCTGGAACTCGAGGTGGCACTCGGAACCCTGTTCCGGCGGCTGCCGCGGCTGCGGTCCGCCGTCGACGCGGGCGAGCTGCCGATCAAGCCGGGGGACACCATCCAGGGCCTGATCGAGTTTCCGGTCGAATGGTGA